Proteins encoded by one window of Sphingosinicella sp. BN140058:
- a CDS encoding MFS transporter produces the protein MTTMTNISKGRFGLLFSVMLVAAAGNTALQSLMPAIGRHLGIPDIWIAVAFSLSAIIWVVTAPLWARRADRRGRRALMRLGLSGFIASMLVCGTVLAAGLIGRIGPTTVFVIFLFGRAIYGAFGSAAPPAVQAYIAARSAGEQRTRNLAAIASSFGLGTIIGPALAPLFLFPPLGLAGPLFVFALLGALVLAALLTGLPDDRPVYPARGSVADYPSQGAIGPDGAADTGDDAPLRWRDARIAPWLVIGTIGGHGHAALLGVIGFLVIDRLQLTIDEAQHAIAIVLMGGATATLLAQWGLIPRLRLSPRQLVSSGALVAAGGVLATGTATTLYGVTLGFAAASMGFGLFRPGFTSGASLAVRPAEQNVAAGMVTSVNGIAYIAAPAAGVALYGTWLPLPFLTIGAVMLCLGFWLFFAFSPSAPEG, from the coding sequence ATGACGACCATGACGAACATCTCGAAAGGTCGTTTCGGCCTGTTGTTCTCCGTGATGCTGGTGGCTGCAGCGGGGAATACGGCGCTGCAGTCGCTTATGCCGGCAATCGGGCGCCATCTCGGCATTCCGGACATCTGGATTGCCGTCGCGTTCAGCCTTTCGGCGATCATCTGGGTGGTGACCGCGCCGCTCTGGGCGCGGCGCGCCGACCGGCGCGGCCGACGTGCGCTGATGCGCCTTGGACTGTCGGGCTTCATCGCATCGATGCTGGTCTGCGGAACAGTGCTCGCCGCCGGACTGATCGGCCGGATCGGGCCGACTACCGTGTTCGTCATCTTTCTGTTCGGCCGCGCGATCTACGGCGCCTTCGGCTCGGCAGCCCCACCGGCGGTGCAGGCCTATATCGCCGCGCGGAGCGCCGGCGAGCAGCGCACGCGCAATCTCGCCGCCATCGCCTCCTCGTTCGGCCTCGGCACGATCATCGGCCCGGCGCTGGCGCCCTTGTTCCTCTTTCCGCCGCTCGGGCTTGCCGGTCCGCTGTTCGTGTTCGCGCTCCTCGGCGCATTGGTGCTCGCCGCATTGCTTACAGGACTCCCCGACGACCGACCCGTTTACCCGGCCCGCGGCAGCGTCGCAGACTATCCGTCGCAAGGGGCGATCGGGCCTGATGGTGCAGCGGACACCGGCGATGACGCACCATTGCGCTGGCGCGATGCACGGATTGCACCATGGCTGGTGATCGGCACGATCGGGGGCCATGGCCATGCCGCTCTGCTCGGCGTGATCGGCTTCCTCGTCATCGATCGCCTGCAGCTGACGATCGATGAAGCGCAGCATGCGATCGCCATCGTGCTGATGGGCGGAGCGACGGCGACCCTGCTCGCGCAATGGGGCTTGATCCCGCGCCTCCGCCTGAGCCCCCGGCAACTGGTCTCCTCAGGCGCGCTGGTCGCCGCAGGCGGGGTGCTCGCGACCGGCACCGCGACGACCTTGTACGGCGTCACGCTCGGCTTTGCCGCCGCATCCATGGGCTTCGGCCTCTTTCGTCCGGGCTTCACCAGCGGCGCCTCGCTGGCGGTGCGGCCGGCGGAGCAGAACGTCGCCGCGGGCATGGTCACGTCGGTCAACGGAATTGCCTATATCGCAGCGCCGGCAGCGGGAGTCGCGCTCTACGGAACGTGGCTCCCGCTTCCTTTCCTCACGATCGGCGCGGTGATGCTCTGCCTCGGATTCTGGTTGTTCTTCGCCTTCAGCCCTTCGGCCCCCGAGGGGTGA
- a CDS encoding class I SAM-dependent methyltransferase — translation MTLSGEQVQASRAFARRGTGNPFWHFLRGFIKHPVMVGSIIPSSKTLIDRMLDPVDWANCKLFVEYGPGVGTFTQHVLDRMTPDATLLTIDTNDDFTGYLNGKFRDSRLQAVTGSAADVRQIMADLGFDHADYILSGLPFSTLPPGVGPAIAAATADALRPGGAFLVYQFSPKVLDFLKPNFERIDRAFEWVNIPPAQLFWCWKDGE, via the coding sequence ATGACTCTTTCCGGCGAACAGGTGCAGGCATCGCGCGCATTCGCGCGACGGGGAACTGGGAACCCGTTCTGGCACTTCCTCCGCGGCTTCATCAAACACCCGGTGATGGTCGGTTCGATCATTCCCTCGTCGAAGACGCTGATCGACCGCATGCTCGATCCCGTCGATTGGGCCAATTGCAAGCTGTTCGTCGAATATGGCCCCGGGGTCGGTACCTTCACGCAGCACGTGCTCGATCGCATGACGCCCGACGCGACCCTGCTGACGATCGACACGAATGACGATTTCACGGGCTATCTGAACGGCAAGTTCCGCGATTCCCGCCTGCAGGCGGTTACCGGATCCGCCGCCGACGTTCGCCAGATCATGGCCGATCTCGGCTTCGACCATGCCGATTACATCCTCTCCGGCCTGCCATTTTCGACGCTGCCGCCTGGGGTGGGGCCGGCGATCGCCGCCGCCACCGCGGATGCGCTCCGTCCCGGAGGCGCCTTCCTGGTCTACCAATTCTCGCCGAAGGTGCTCGATTTCCTGAAGCCAAACTTCGAGCGCATCGATCGCGCGTTCGAGTGGGTGAACATTCCGCCGGCACAGCTTTTTTGGTGCTGGAAGGACGGCGAGTGA
- a CDS encoding CDC48 family AAA ATPase, whose protein sequence is MADEDKQPTRLQVATMRPEDSGRGLARLPRRLMSALELAEGDVIEITGKRATPARAVGPYPEDEGLDIIRLDGLQRANAEIGSGDFVQLRKTESKPAQRVVFAPAQKNLRLHGSAQALKRSFGLKPLTAGDVVATTGQQQVQRGDIPPELRQMLYAPAYALQEIRLTVVSTVPKGIVHIDANTEVELLPEFTEASDNRRADVTYDDLGGMGGTVDQIREMVELPLRYPEIFERLGVDPPKGVLLYGPPGTGKTRLARAVANESDATFFHIAGPEIMGSAYGESERRLREVFEEAAKASPAIIFIDEIDSIAPKRGQVQGETEKRLVAQLLTLLDGLEPRQNLVVIAATNRPEAIDEALRRPGRFDREIVIGVPDERGRREILAIHTRGMPLDGGVNLPELARRTYGFVGADLAALTREAAIEAVRRIMPKINLEEGTIPAEVLDTLSVQGADFEEALKRVQPSAMREVMVQAPTIGWDDIGGVDQARERLREGVELPLKHPEAFKRMGIRPAKGFLLYGPPGTGKTLLAKATAREAEANFIATKSSDLLSKWYGESEQQIARLFARARQVAPTVIFIDELDSLVPARGGGLGEPQVTERVVNTILAEMDGLEELGSVVVIGATNRPNLIDPALLRPGRFDELIYVAVPDQAGRRHILSIHTAKMPLAEDVDLDDLAHRTERFTGADLEDLVRRAGLFALRHSLDAIQVTHDDFNRALEETRASVTPEMEKDYQKIQESLKQDAMSSNAGIGFIAPGMLTPRGPKG, encoded by the coding sequence ATGGCCGATGAGGACAAGCAGCCGACGCGGCTTCAGGTGGCAACGATGCGGCCCGAGGATAGCGGCCGAGGGCTGGCCCGCCTGCCCAGGCGGCTCATGAGCGCACTCGAACTGGCCGAGGGCGACGTCATCGAAATCACCGGCAAGCGTGCCACGCCGGCCCGCGCCGTCGGTCCCTATCCGGAGGACGAGGGCCTCGACATCATCCGACTCGACGGTCTTCAGCGCGCCAATGCCGAGATCGGTTCGGGCGATTTCGTTCAGTTGCGCAAGACCGAATCGAAACCTGCCCAGCGGGTGGTATTCGCGCCGGCCCAGAAGAATTTGCGCCTGCATGGATCCGCCCAGGCCCTGAAACGGAGCTTCGGTCTGAAGCCGCTCACCGCCGGCGACGTCGTTGCGACCACCGGACAGCAGCAGGTCCAGCGCGGCGACATCCCGCCTGAACTGCGTCAGATGCTCTATGCGCCGGCTTATGCGCTGCAGGAAATCCGCCTGACCGTCGTCTCCACGGTGCCAAAGGGGATCGTCCACATCGACGCGAACACTGAAGTCGAGCTCCTCCCCGAATTCACGGAGGCGAGCGACAATCGGCGCGCCGACGTCACCTATGATGATCTCGGCGGCATGGGCGGCACGGTCGATCAGATTCGCGAGATGGTCGAGCTGCCGCTTCGCTATCCGGAAATCTTCGAGCGGCTCGGAGTGGATCCGCCCAAGGGCGTCCTGCTCTACGGCCCGCCCGGCACCGGCAAGACCCGGCTTGCCCGCGCCGTCGCAAACGAGAGTGATGCGACCTTCTTCCACATCGCCGGTCCCGAAATCATGGGCTCCGCTTATGGCGAAAGCGAGCGACGCCTGCGGGAGGTATTCGAGGAAGCCGCGAAAGCCTCGCCCGCCATCATCTTCATCGACGAGATCGATTCGATCGCCCCCAAGCGCGGGCAGGTCCAGGGCGAGACCGAGAAGCGTCTGGTCGCCCAGCTCCTTACCTTGCTCGATGGGTTGGAACCGCGCCAGAATCTGGTTGTGATCGCGGCGACCAACCGGCCGGAAGCGATCGATGAGGCGTTGCGGCGGCCCGGCCGCTTCGATCGCGAGATCGTGATCGGCGTTCCCGACGAGCGTGGCCGCCGGGAAATTCTCGCCATCCACACGCGCGGCATGCCGCTCGACGGCGGCGTCAATCTCCCGGAGCTTGCGCGTCGCACCTACGGGTTCGTCGGTGCGGATCTCGCCGCTCTGACCCGCGAAGCGGCGATCGAAGCCGTTCGCCGGATCATGCCCAAGATCAATCTCGAAGAAGGGACCATTCCGGCCGAGGTGCTCGACACGCTCTCGGTGCAGGGTGCCGATTTCGAGGAAGCGCTGAAGCGCGTCCAGCCGTCGGCGATGCGAGAGGTCATGGTGCAGGCGCCGACCATCGGCTGGGACGATATCGGCGGCGTCGATCAGGCGCGAGAACGCCTGCGCGAAGGCGTCGAACTGCCGCTGAAGCATCCCGAGGCGTTCAAGCGCATGGGCATTCGGCCGGCGAAGGGCTTTCTCCTTTACGGGCCTCCAGGCACCGGCAAGACGCTGCTTGCCAAAGCGACGGCGCGTGAGGCGGAGGCCAATTTCATCGCCACCAAATCGTCGGACCTGCTGTCCAAATGGTATGGGGAAAGCGAGCAGCAGATCGCCCGCCTGTTCGCCCGCGCGCGACAGGTAGCGCCGACCGTGATCTTCATCGACGAGCTCGACAGCCTGGTCCCGGCAAGAGGCGGCGGCCTTGGCGAACCGCAGGTGACCGAGCGGGTGGTCAACACGATCCTCGCGGAGATGGACGGGCTGGAGGAGCTGGGCTCCGTGGTGGTCATCGGGGCCACCAACCGGCCCAACCTGATCGATCCGGCGTTGCTTCGGCCCGGCCGGTTCGACGAGCTCATCTATGTCGCCGTTCCCGATCAGGCCGGGCGTCGGCACATCCTGTCCATTCACACGGCGAAGATGCCGCTCGCCGAAGACGTCGATCTCGACGATCTGGCACACCGGACCGAGCGCTTCACGGGTGCGGATCTCGAGGACCTCGTCCGCCGGGCGGGTCTGTTCGCGTTGCGCCATTCCCTGGACGCCATCCAAGTCACGCACGACGATTTCAATCGTGCGCTGGAGGAGACCCGTGCTTCGGTGACTCCGGAGATGGAGAAGGATTATCAGAAGATCCAGGAGAGCCTGAAGCAGGATGCGATGAGCTCCAATGCCGGCATCGGCTTTATCGCGCCGGGCATGCTCACCCCTCGGGGGCCGAAGGGCTGA